The proteins below are encoded in one region of Juglans microcarpa x Juglans regia isolate MS1-56 chromosome 4D, Jm3101_v1.0, whole genome shotgun sequence:
- the LOC121261263 gene encoding ubiquitin carboxyl-terminal hydrolase 26 isoform X1 produces the protein MTRPTTRSKNKRHKQEDGVDITSEILRKIHTTGEITSDDIDQLYKTWKPVCQGCRVNTKDNPNCFCGLIPPPNGSRKAGLWQKMSDILQALGPNPTKDLRASKTPAGLTNLGATCYANSILQCLYMNKPFREGIFSLEPDVLRQNPVLDQLARLFAQLHASRMAFIDSSPIVKTLELDNGVQQDSHEFLTLLLSLLERCLGHSKVSKARTIVQDLFRGRVSHVTTCSQCGKESEASSNMEDFYELELNVKGLKNLDESLDDYLSVEELQGDNQYFCASCNTRVDATRSIKLRSLPAVLNFQLKRCVFLPKTTMKKKITSAFCFPGELDMRQRLSEPSRLELIYDLSAVLIHKGTAVNSGHYVAHIKDEDTGQWWEFDDEHVSNLGHHPFGEGSSSSTSKTVGSEPLHLSCTESKNGLANGNHIDVVQPQSSEHSNNSNTRTFSSGDAYMLMYNLRHTWKDDEKKHKVPGSSDMEIEAETDSLHNGVSLPSHLCEEIKSLNASYDDACQQYESKKESELDHITKRRLEVRSVLSEAPVRSVEEPYFWISTDWLRHWADNITPPVLDNTSIQCPHGKVLHSKVSSMKRLSLKAWNMILAKHDGGPTLSNDDYCNNCLVDGARTVVCGDSYRDRRTMMKQIANEAVQGNCVDGTYYVSKGWLHQWLKRKILDAPSEADAGPTVSIRCPHGQLMPDQAPGAKRVLVPEILWLFLYEDAVALEPDDPLGCATFPSDSKQCSQCSVELSEVAFMEDSLRVVKLKQRQNHEKLAMGKSIPLLPHCTNYLVPSSWLSKWRDYINASGKNVSTSVKPETLDGVIHSLKCEKHMRLLERPPELVCKRGTIFQKTDGLTIITENDWKCFCEEWGGEEDKGISAIIEYSYNAENTLAGSCEEMPVCEEHLTSQDEVNSENESRRPVIRTCPEICQECIGERESCELVQKLNYCNEIIYILFARDKEAPKSFLEASDTSIEQDRRVSKRSRKTNSGNLINLKVSGSTSVYQLKMMIWESFGVVKENQILHKGARIIDKESATLADMNIFPGDKLWVIDSEIHEHRDIADELSDQKLDVQLIEEGFRGTLLTANGSSQVV, from the exons ATGACCCGACCAACTACGCGAAGTAAAAACAAAAGGCACAAACAAGAGGATGGTGTTGATATCACCTCTGAAATATTGAG GAAAATTCACACAACTGGTGAAATAACCAGTGACGATATAGATCAGCTGTACAAGACTTGGAAACCAGTTTGTCAAGGCTGTCGTGTGAATACTAAAGATAACCCAAATTGCTTTTGTGGCCTGATTCCCCCGCCCAATGGAAGTCGCAAAGCTGGCCTTTGGCAGAAGATGTCAGATATTCTTCAAGCTCTTGGCCCGAACCCCACCAAGGATCTCCGTGCTTCTAAAACTCCTGCAGGTTTGACTAATCTTGGTGCTACATGTTATGCCAACAGCATTCTCCAGTGCTTGTACATGAATAAACCTTTCCGGGAAGGCATCTTCTCTCTTGAACCAGATGTTCTGAGACAAAATCCAGTGTTGGATCAGCTTGCACGGCTTTTTGCACAGCTACATGCCAGTAGAATGGCTTTTATAGACTCATCTCCGATTGTAAAGACTCTGGAGTTAGATAATGGAGTTCAGCAGGATAGCCATGAGTTCCTGACCTTGCTTCTTTCTTTGCTTGAACGTTGTCTGGGCCACTCCAAAGTTTCCAAGGCAAGAACAATTGTTCAGGACCTTTTCCGTGGAAGAGTGTCGCATGTGACAAC GTGTTCACAATGTGGAAAAGAATCTGAGGCTTCTTCAAACATGGAGGACTTTTATGAGCTCGAGTTGAATGTTAAGGGTTTGAAAAATCTAGATGAGAGTTTAGATGATTATCTAAGTGTGGAAGAGCTTCAAGGAGATAATCAGTATTTCTGTGCATCATGTAACACTAGAGTTGATGCTACTCGCAGTATCAAGCTGCGCTCATTACCTGCTGTACTTAATTTTCAGCTTAAGCGTTGTGTTTTCCTTCCGAAG ACtacaatgaagaagaaaatcacTTCTGCGTTTTGCTTCCCTGGAGAACTTGATATGCGACAGAGGCTGTCTGAGCCTTCTCGGTtagaattaatatatgatttgtcaGCTGTGTTGATTCACAAGGGAACTGCTGTAAATAGTGGTCATTATGTAGCTCACATTAAGGATGAAGATACAGGACAATGGTGGGAATTTGATGATGAACATGTCTCAAACTTAGGTCATCATCCTTTTGGAGAAGGGTCTTCAAGTTCCACTTCTAAAACCGTTGGAAGTGAGCCTCTTCATCTATCTTGTACCGAGTCAAAGAATGGCCTTGCCAATGGAAACCACATAGATGTGGTTCAGCCACAGTCTTCAGAGCATAGTAATAATAGTAATACAAGGACATTTTCATCAGGCGATGCGTATATGCTGATGTATAACCTTAGGCATACCTGgaaggatgatgagaaaaaacatAAGGTGCCTGGTTCCAGTGATATGGAAATTGAAGCCGAGACGGATTCTTTACACAATGGTGTCTCTCTTCCATCTCACCTTTGTGAAGAGATAAAAAGCTTGAATGCTTCGTATGATGATGCTTGCCAACAATATGAATCAAAGAAGGAAAGTGAGTTGGATCATATCACCAAAAGGAGACTGGAAGTCCGATCAGTTCTATCTGAAGCACCTGTAAGATCAGTTGAGGAACCTTATTTTTGGATCTCCACAGACTGGCTTCGCCACTGGGCTGACAACATAACTCCACC TGTTCTTGACAATACATCAATCCAATGCCCGCATGGAAAAGTCCTGCATTCAAAAGTTAGTTCCATGAAGCGATTGTCGCTTAAAGCTTGGAACATGATCCTTGCTAAG CATGATGGGGGGCCAACACTGTCCAATGATGACTACTGCAACAATTGCCTTGTCGACGGAGCTCGCACTGTAGTTTGTGGTGATAGTTATAGGGATCGAAGAACAATGATGAAGCAAATCGCAAATGAGGCAGTTCAAGGGAACTGTGTGGATGGAACATATTATGTATCTAAGGGATG GTTGCACCAAtggttgaaaagaaaaatccttGACGCTCCCTCTGAAGCTGATGCAGGACCGACAGTTTCGATCAGATGTCCTCATGGGCAACTTATGCCTGATCAAGCTCCTGGTGCTAAGCGGGTTCTGGTTCCTGAGATTCTCTGGCTCTTCTTATATGAAGATGCTGTTGCATTAGAACCTGATGATCCCTTGGGGTGTGCAACTTTTCCTTCAGACTCTAAACAATGTTCTCAATGCAGTGTTGAATTGTCTGAAGTTGCATTCATGGAGGATTCTCTAAG AGTTGTGAAGCTCAAACAGCGCCAGAATCATGAGAAGTTAGCTATGGGAAAAAGTATTCCACTTTTGCCACACTGCACGAACTACTTAGTGCCCTCCTCATGGCTTTCGAAATGGAGGGACTATATTAATGCAAGTGGGAAGAATGTTTCTACCTCTGTGAAACCTGAGACTCTGGATGGTGTAATTCATTCTCTGAAGTGTGAAAAG CACATGCGACTTCTTGAAAGGCCTCCCGAACTAGTTTGCAAACGTGGTACAATTTTCCAGAAG ACAGATGGGTTGACAATCATTACGGAGAATGATTGGAAATGCTTCTGTGAAGAGTGGGGCGGTGAGGAGGATAAAGGCATTTCTGCTATAATTGAGTACAGTTATAATGCTGAAAATACTTTGGCTGGGTCTTGTGAAGAGATGCCAGTATGTGAAGAGCATCTGACCTCGCAGGATGAAGTGAATAGTGAGAATGAGTCCAGACGACCTGTGATTAGGACTTGTCCTGAG ATATGCCAGGAATGCATTGGAGAAAGAGAAAGTTGTGAGTTAGTGCAGAAACTTAACTATTGCAATGAGATCATTTATATACTTTTTGCACGTGACAAGGAAGCTCCAAAATCATTTCTCGAAGCATCTGATACATCCATCGAGCAAGATCGCCGGGTCTCCAAGCGCTCTCGAAAGACAAACAGTGGAAATCTGATAAATTTGAAAGTCTCTGGTTCCACATCAGTGTACCAGTTAAAAATGATGATATGGGAATCATTTGGG GTTGTTAAGGAAAATCAGATACTTCACAAAGGTGCCAGAATAATTGACAAGGAGTCTGCCACACTTGCGGACATGAATATATTTCCCGGAGATAAGCTTTGGGTGATAGATTCTGAGATCCACGAGCACCGAGATATTGCTG
- the LOC121261263 gene encoding ubiquitin carboxyl-terminal hydrolase 26 isoform X2 — protein MTRPTTRSKNKRHKQEDGVDITSEILRKIHTTGEITSDDIDQLYKTWKPVCQGCRVNTKDNPNCFCGLIPPPNGSRKAGLWQKMSDILQALGPNPTKDLRASKTPAGLTNLGATCYANSILQCLYMNKPFREGIFSLEPDVLRQNPVLDQLARLFAQLHASRMAFIDSSPIVKTLELDNGVQQDSHEFLTLLLSLLERCLGHSKVSKARTIVQDLFRGRVSHVTTCSQCGKESEASSNMEDFYELELNVKGLKNLDESLDDYLSVEELQGDNQYFCASCNTRVDATRSIKLRSLPAVLNFQLKRCVFLPKTTMKKKITSAFCFPGELDMRQRLSEPSRLELIYDLSAVLIHKGTAVNSGHYVAHIKDEDTGQWWEFDDEHVSNLGHHPFGEGSSSSTSKTVGSEPLHLSCTESKNGLANGNHIDVVQPQSSEHSNNSNTRTFSSGDAYMLMYNLRHTWKDDEKKHKVPGSSDMEIEAETDSLHNGVSLPSHLCEEIKSLNASYDDACQQYESKKESELDHITKRRLEVRSVLSEAPVRSVEEPYFWISTDWLRHWADNITPPVLDNTSIQCPHGKVLHSKVSSMKRLSLKAWNMILAKHDGGPTLSNDDYCNNCLVDGARTVVCGDSYRDRRTMMKQIANEAVQGNCVDGTYYVSKGWLHQWLKRKILDAPSEADAGPTVSIRCPHGQLMPDQAPGAKRVLVPEILWLFLYEDAVALEPDDPLGCATFPSDSKQCSQCSVELSEVAFMEDSLRVVKLKQRQNHEKLAMGKSIPLLPHCTNYLVPSSWLSKWRDYINASGKNVSTSVKPETLDGVIHSLKCEKHMRLLERPPELVCKRGTIFQKTDGLTIITENDWKCFCEEWGGEEDKGISAIIEYSYNAENTLAGSCEEMPVCEEHLTSQDEVNSENESRRPVIRTCPEGMEDG, from the exons ATGACCCGACCAACTACGCGAAGTAAAAACAAAAGGCACAAACAAGAGGATGGTGTTGATATCACCTCTGAAATATTGAG GAAAATTCACACAACTGGTGAAATAACCAGTGACGATATAGATCAGCTGTACAAGACTTGGAAACCAGTTTGTCAAGGCTGTCGTGTGAATACTAAAGATAACCCAAATTGCTTTTGTGGCCTGATTCCCCCGCCCAATGGAAGTCGCAAAGCTGGCCTTTGGCAGAAGATGTCAGATATTCTTCAAGCTCTTGGCCCGAACCCCACCAAGGATCTCCGTGCTTCTAAAACTCCTGCAGGTTTGACTAATCTTGGTGCTACATGTTATGCCAACAGCATTCTCCAGTGCTTGTACATGAATAAACCTTTCCGGGAAGGCATCTTCTCTCTTGAACCAGATGTTCTGAGACAAAATCCAGTGTTGGATCAGCTTGCACGGCTTTTTGCACAGCTACATGCCAGTAGAATGGCTTTTATAGACTCATCTCCGATTGTAAAGACTCTGGAGTTAGATAATGGAGTTCAGCAGGATAGCCATGAGTTCCTGACCTTGCTTCTTTCTTTGCTTGAACGTTGTCTGGGCCACTCCAAAGTTTCCAAGGCAAGAACAATTGTTCAGGACCTTTTCCGTGGAAGAGTGTCGCATGTGACAAC GTGTTCACAATGTGGAAAAGAATCTGAGGCTTCTTCAAACATGGAGGACTTTTATGAGCTCGAGTTGAATGTTAAGGGTTTGAAAAATCTAGATGAGAGTTTAGATGATTATCTAAGTGTGGAAGAGCTTCAAGGAGATAATCAGTATTTCTGTGCATCATGTAACACTAGAGTTGATGCTACTCGCAGTATCAAGCTGCGCTCATTACCTGCTGTACTTAATTTTCAGCTTAAGCGTTGTGTTTTCCTTCCGAAG ACtacaatgaagaagaaaatcacTTCTGCGTTTTGCTTCCCTGGAGAACTTGATATGCGACAGAGGCTGTCTGAGCCTTCTCGGTtagaattaatatatgatttgtcaGCTGTGTTGATTCACAAGGGAACTGCTGTAAATAGTGGTCATTATGTAGCTCACATTAAGGATGAAGATACAGGACAATGGTGGGAATTTGATGATGAACATGTCTCAAACTTAGGTCATCATCCTTTTGGAGAAGGGTCTTCAAGTTCCACTTCTAAAACCGTTGGAAGTGAGCCTCTTCATCTATCTTGTACCGAGTCAAAGAATGGCCTTGCCAATGGAAACCACATAGATGTGGTTCAGCCACAGTCTTCAGAGCATAGTAATAATAGTAATACAAGGACATTTTCATCAGGCGATGCGTATATGCTGATGTATAACCTTAGGCATACCTGgaaggatgatgagaaaaaacatAAGGTGCCTGGTTCCAGTGATATGGAAATTGAAGCCGAGACGGATTCTTTACACAATGGTGTCTCTCTTCCATCTCACCTTTGTGAAGAGATAAAAAGCTTGAATGCTTCGTATGATGATGCTTGCCAACAATATGAATCAAAGAAGGAAAGTGAGTTGGATCATATCACCAAAAGGAGACTGGAAGTCCGATCAGTTCTATCTGAAGCACCTGTAAGATCAGTTGAGGAACCTTATTTTTGGATCTCCACAGACTGGCTTCGCCACTGGGCTGACAACATAACTCCACC TGTTCTTGACAATACATCAATCCAATGCCCGCATGGAAAAGTCCTGCATTCAAAAGTTAGTTCCATGAAGCGATTGTCGCTTAAAGCTTGGAACATGATCCTTGCTAAG CATGATGGGGGGCCAACACTGTCCAATGATGACTACTGCAACAATTGCCTTGTCGACGGAGCTCGCACTGTAGTTTGTGGTGATAGTTATAGGGATCGAAGAACAATGATGAAGCAAATCGCAAATGAGGCAGTTCAAGGGAACTGTGTGGATGGAACATATTATGTATCTAAGGGATG GTTGCACCAAtggttgaaaagaaaaatccttGACGCTCCCTCTGAAGCTGATGCAGGACCGACAGTTTCGATCAGATGTCCTCATGGGCAACTTATGCCTGATCAAGCTCCTGGTGCTAAGCGGGTTCTGGTTCCTGAGATTCTCTGGCTCTTCTTATATGAAGATGCTGTTGCATTAGAACCTGATGATCCCTTGGGGTGTGCAACTTTTCCTTCAGACTCTAAACAATGTTCTCAATGCAGTGTTGAATTGTCTGAAGTTGCATTCATGGAGGATTCTCTAAG AGTTGTGAAGCTCAAACAGCGCCAGAATCATGAGAAGTTAGCTATGGGAAAAAGTATTCCACTTTTGCCACACTGCACGAACTACTTAGTGCCCTCCTCATGGCTTTCGAAATGGAGGGACTATATTAATGCAAGTGGGAAGAATGTTTCTACCTCTGTGAAACCTGAGACTCTGGATGGTGTAATTCATTCTCTGAAGTGTGAAAAG CACATGCGACTTCTTGAAAGGCCTCCCGAACTAGTTTGCAAACGTGGTACAATTTTCCAGAAG ACAGATGGGTTGACAATCATTACGGAGAATGATTGGAAATGCTTCTGTGAAGAGTGGGGCGGTGAGGAGGATAAAGGCATTTCTGCTATAATTGAGTACAGTTATAATGCTGAAAATACTTTGGCTGGGTCTTGTGAAGAGATGCCAGTATGTGAAGAGCATCTGACCTCGCAGGATGAAGTGAATAGTGAGAATGAGTCCAGACGACCTGTGATTAGGACTTGTCCTGAG GGGATGGAAGATGGATGA